From the genome of Pseudomonas migulae:
CGAGAAGACGGGTTTGTATTCATTCCTGGTGCTGTTTTCCATGGGGATCACCAAGGGCAAATGGAGCACGCTGTTGACCGAGTTACTGGAATTCAAGCGCAGCTATGACGCCAATGTCAGCCTGTCGACCTGTCTGCCGTGCGTGGCGCAGCAGGACGGCGCGCGTTACAAGGGGATGGGCTTGCATGATCTGTGCGATCAACTGCATGCCTGTTACCGCAGCAATGCCACGGCCAAACATCTCAAGCGCATGTACACGGTGCTGCCGGAAATCGCCATGAAGCCGGCCGACGCCTATGATCAACTGGTGCGTGGCGAAGTGGAGGCAGTGTCGATCGATGCGCTGGACGGCCGCATCGCTGCGGTGATGCTGGTGCCGTACCCGCCGGGGATCCCGTTGATCATGCCCGGCGAACGCTTTACCGAGTCGACCCGCTCGATCATCGATTACCTGGCGTTTGCCCGCACGTTCGACAGCAGTTTCCCGGGGTTCGTCGCCGATGTGCACGGCTTGCAACACGAAGACGAGGGCAATGGGCGGCATTACACCGTCGATTGCATCAAGGAATGAGGACCTTTCCCAGTATGCAACCGGTCATGAATCCGAAATACCCAGGGCTGTCGGTGCGCGTTGCCGACGAGGGTTTCGCCGCTTATATCTGGGGCAGTGATTTCAGTTTTGAAGTCGCCGCCTATGGCGCCGCCGAAATCGGTAAACCGGTGGAGCAATGGCCGGTGACGCCGATCACCCCTTACCGCAAGTGCTACGGCATTGATCCCGAGGAATTCAGCAGTTTCCGCGATGCCGCCGACAGTGCGATTTTTATGGCTTATCTCGACGATGAGCCGGTGGGTCACCTGGTGGTCAGCACCAACTGGAACGGCTTTGCCCACATCGACGAGCTGGCGGTGCATGCGCCGGCCCGGCGACATGGCGTGGCCAAGGCGCTGCTGGATGTGGCGCAGTTCTGGAGCCGCAAGAAGAAACTGCCGGGCATCATGCTCGAAACCCAGAACAACAACCTGGGGGCCTGCCGGCTCTATGAGCGTTGCGGGTATGTGATTGGCGGCGTCGATCATCTGCGCTATCGCGGCATCGACCCCAATACCGCCGAGATCGCCTTGTTCTGGTATCGATTGTTCGATAACCCGCTGGAAAACCCGATCAGCTCGCCAACATCGCCACGGCTTGTTCCGTGACGATATCCAGCAAGGCCTGAGCGGCCGGGGAAGGCTCGCCGTTCTTCAGGGTCAGGGCGTAGACGCTGATCGGTACGGCGGGCGCCAGCGGGCAGGCATCCAGACCTGCGGATTTGGCCCCGAGTGCGGTGAACGGGTCGACAATCGCCAGGCCTTCACCGGCCTCGACCATGCTGCGCATCATCTGGTGCGTCTGAACCCGGGTGTGGACGACGGGGGCAGGGCGCAGCCCGTGCAATTTGTTGTCGAGCACCGGGCTCAGCGGATCGTGACCTTCCAGGCCGACCATCGACTGGCCCGCGAGGTCTTGCAGCGAAATGTACTTCTGCTTCGGTTGCAGCCAGCCGTGGGGCGCCAACAGTTGCAATTTGCCCTGGGCAATGACCTGGCAATGAATGTCCGCGTGATCGGGGTCGTGCAGGCTCAGGCCCAGATCGCTTTCGCGCAGCAGCAGGCTTCGGACGATGTCGCGGGTGGGTTGGCTCAACAGGCTGCAAGGCACGTCGGGCAGACGCCGGCGCAGGGCCGCAATGCTCTGGGGCAACAACTGTTGAGCCAGAGGCGGCGTGCAAATGATGCGAAGGGGCGGGGCCTGATACTGCCTGAGGCTGCTGGCCAGGCGCTGCACCGGTTCGAGCGCCTCATAGACGTGGGCGATTTCGACCTGTAACTCCCGCGCCTCGCGCGTGGCCTGCAAGCGTCCACGCACGCTGGAAAACAACATGAAGCCCAACTGACTCTCAGCGTCACGCAGAATGCTTTCGACCTCGGCCACTGGCAGCTGCAACC
Proteins encoded in this window:
- a CDS encoding GNAT family N-acetyltransferase — its product is MQPVMNPKYPGLSVRVADEGFAAYIWGSDFSFEVAAYGAAEIGKPVEQWPVTPITPYRKCYGIDPEEFSSFRDAADSAIFMAYLDDEPVGHLVVSTNWNGFAHIDELAVHAPARRHGVAKALLDVAQFWSRKKKLPGIMLETQNNNLGACRLYERCGYVIGGVDHLRYRGIDPNTAEIALFWYRLFDNPLENPISSPTSPRLVP
- a CDS encoding LysR family transcriptional regulator → MRLRHIEVIHALLQTGHLGTAAEWLQLPVAEVESILRDAESQLGFMLFSSVRGRLQATREARELQVEIAHVYEALEPVQRLASSLRQYQAPPLRIICTPPLAQQLLPQSIAALRRRLPDVPCSLLSQPTRDIVRSLLLRESDLGLSLHDPDHADIHCQVIAQGKLQLLAPHGWLQPKQKYISLQDLAGQSMVGLEGHDPLSPVLDNKLHGLRPAPVVHTRVQTHQMMRSMVEAGEGLAIVDPFTALGAKSAGLDACPLAPAVPISVYALTLKNGEPSPAAQALLDIVTEQAVAMLAS